CTTCTGTTCATTTATGTTTGTTCAAACGACATCGTCCGTGAGCATCGATCCCCACTCTGTTCCCGCCAATGCTCCTGCCAACTCATCGTAATTTAATACCGAATCGAGCAAACTTTTGCTTTGTCGCACCATGCGACCGCTCACCGGTATGCGGTCGACATTCAAAAAAACGCAGCAAACGGTCTGTTGCTTGATCTTGATTAGCAACCAAGTCTTCATATACCATTTCCAGCATGGGATGGTGAGAAAACCGTTGGCGAGCTTTTGTTTCAAAGTTGCGCACCACTTGAAGTCGTGCGAGGCAGTCTTCTGGCGAGACTTTGACGGTCGCATCGCTAGGCAGTTGCGTCTTATCATGAGCACGGTAGACGCTGGTCTTGGTGCCGCAATCATGGAGATCACCGTCCGCAAGACGTTCCGCCGCGTCAAATGCACAATTCGCAGTCGCCGGTTTTGCAAGATGTATTGTTGCACGTCCCGTAACGCCGGCGCATTAAATCGATCGGCGTATTCTCCTTTCAGGCGGTAATAAAGGAACTTTGCGCCGACGGCTTTTTCGAATCCTTTCCTTTGCAAATCCTGTTTGAACTTCTTCAACAAGTGTCGATCGCTGAAGTCTTTGCGTTTCATTCGGCTATCGGTGAAGCGTTCTCCACAATGTTTTACCCGCGGGTGAGACGAAAGCAGATTCAACAACAAATTGGAACCGAATCTTCCGTTGGAGACGATGATGGACGCAATGGGACGCGTAAATATCAGCCGACAACGTAGCTGGATTCTTTTACTTGCTCACGAAGTTGTTGAGACATTGGCTAATCTGGAATTGTTAAGTGCTTGTTTCCTGGTTCGCCGCATGACCACCCGTCAAAACAGCCATTACCGGCTGCTTGACGATCGCGTTTAGGCTTGAACACGCTGATCTTAGCAGTTCCTTAAAGGCCACATCACCTGGAAACTGTGACCGTCTTAGACAGTTGAGATCGGACCTGTTCGATTATTTCTTTTGAGAGCGTTGTATTTTGAAACGATCCACCATCGGGGAAATAAGACATGGGCAACATATTCATTACGATGCGGCGTGCGACTCTCAACAGAACGTACGCCCTGTCGCGTGTTGCGATGGCAAATGTCAGATAGGATTGCACCACAAATCGTTGGCCCCAACTTGGGTGATGCGATGCCGTCCAATCCGACACAACCGCTTGCATGTTGGCTGTTGGTTTCGACGTATTGAACAGCAGAAACTCACACTCGACAAAATATTGCCCCGCCCAAGCCTCGACACTCCGGCGGTCAGCATCCGATAACGCTTTGGAACCTTCGAGTAGACGTACCCGCCGCGACTCGATCATGCTTTCCGACAACGAATTCGTGATCCTGGGTGACGCGTCGCGACGAACAAACAGATCCGGAAGGGCGGAATCGATCTTGGCGTAAGGTATCTTCCGCAACAAGGCGCGAATGTGTAAATCGGTGTCGTCTCCATACATCACCGCCTCATTAAATCCATTAAGGTCGTCGAGTGCGGTCCTTGTCCAAATCGGAGACGAGGTATGCCACGGTGGATCCGCCTGTATAAACCGCATCAGATCGGGTCCTGACTGAAAATCGTTCCAGCCGACTTCGGAGTCTCCCATCTGATGCTGGAACAAGAGAACCGGAAAGACCCAAAAACCTTGCTCCGGGTTCTGGGCAACGGAGTCCATTCGATTCGTCAGGCACCACGGTGCCATCAAGTCATCTGAGTCGAGAAATACGACGTGCGTTCCTCGACTCATCCCAACGCCCATGTTCCGGCACGCCGATGGTCCCTTGGGTTGACTGTCTCGTGCGACCACCTGAATCCGATCGTCGCGCATCTGCTGGATCGCTTCCCACTGGTCCGAATCGGACCCGTCATCTACAACAACCGCCTCCCAATTCGGGAACGTCTGCGCCCTCAGCGAAGCAATCGTTTCAACCAACAGATCCGCCCGATTAAAATGCGGGATGACCACGGTGACGAGAGGTGTGTTCATTGCAAGCTGCGAAAAGCTTTCAACTGACGCATCCGTCCAAGGCAAGGTCGGCGCGATACAATTGGTGGATGACCGATCGTTGTGCATCGGTCACTTCGAAGTCGCGTTCAATATGCCCCGTCGTATTCGTCTTTGTCGAAAAATCAATATCGGGAATGACCACCAATGACTCGGACTCCTCGACCCGCAAAATCTTACATTGCGGCCATCGCATTCGATGCTTACCAGCGAAAAACAGACGGTTTGTCCAGACCTGTGGATTGAAGTGGGCGTCGCGATGGTAGAGATCGGGTAACAAGTTCACAAATTCGTCAAAGCGGAAACGCAGGAATGCGTCTGCTATCTCAGAATCCGAGGCTCCCCTTGTGATGCCTAGATGTGAATACAGGATTTCGTGGCAATGCTGCCAACAAAATCCCTCGCAATCAATCCGCGTTGGCTGCTTTCGGTATTTGTCCATGAAGCACGAAACGGTACGCGAAACTGGAGATCGAACCAAATGATAAGCGGGTGGCAGGCCGCCATTTAAAATCTCGCGCATCAACATCCGGGGCCGCGGTACAACGTCCAGTTCGTCCCAGGCGGATGCGGCCGTAAACGCTGAGTACAAAACCTTGAAACTGACGAAGGCATAAACCCTGTGGCTGGAATTGTAGAAGACCGCCATCAAAACGCCCTCGTGACCGGCCCCACGGCGTTCAGAATTTTATCGATGTTCGAATATCTCGACGACTTCAAAAATTCCGGGTAATCCATTACTAATCGGTCTGCGGCCCCGTGGATGTCATTCAAGTAACTGAAGCGTTCGCGGAACCGAGCGAGGCAATCGAACTCCAACAGACGCATGTTGAAGTAGCGAACGCTCAGCGGCCAGAAGTCCCAATGCGACAAATTCAAATCGCTGTTTTTTAGATAACTCGTACCACCAATGTGGTAAAGACTTGCTCCATCACCAGGCAAT
Above is a genomic segment from Rosistilla ulvae containing:
- a CDS encoding sulfotransferase family 2 domain-containing protein, producing the protein MAVFYNSSHRVYAFVSFKVLYSAFTAASAWDELDVVPRPRMLMREILNGGLPPAYHLVRSPVSRTVSCFMDKYRKQPTRIDCEGFCWQHCHEILYSHLGITRGASDSEIADAFLRFRFDEFVNLLPDLYHRDAHFNPQVWTNRLFFAGKHRMRWPQCKILRVEESESLVVIPDIDFSTKTNTTGHIERDFEVTDAQRSVIHQLYRADLALDGCVS
- a CDS encoding glycosyltransferase family 2 protein translates to MNTPLVTVVIPHFNRADLLVETIASLRAQTFPNWEAVVVDDGSDSDQWEAIQQMRDDRIQVVARDSQPKGPSACRNMGVGMSRGTHVVFLDSDDLMAPWCLTNRMDSVAQNPEQGFWVFPVLLFQHQMGDSEVGWNDFQSGPDLMRFIQADPPWHTSSPIWTRTALDDLNGFNEAVMYGDDTDLHIRALLRKIPYAKIDSALPDLFVRRDASPRITNSLSESMIESRRVRLLEGSKALSDADRRSVEAWAGQYFVECEFLLFNTSKPTANMQAVVSDWTASHHPSWGQRFVVQSYLTFAIATRDRAYVLLRVARRIVMNMLPMSYFPDGGSFQNTTLSKEIIEQVRSQLSKTVTVSR